The genome window CACTTATCAAGGTACGAAAATTATTGTACAGCAACGTAAAATGAAGTTTTAAAAACAGAGATTAATACAGAGGAAGAACATGAAAGAATACTCAATGAAGAAGTTACGCAACCTAATGTTGGTTGGAGCCAGTGGCGCCGGAAAGACAACTTTGGCAGAACAAATCTTTTTTCAAACTAAAACTACAAACAGACTGGGAAAAATCGATGAAGGCAATACCATACTCGATTTTGACCCGGAAGAGACTGCCAAGAAGATGTCTCTAGGATTGTCCATCGGCTTTGTGAATTTTAAAGATCATAAGATAAACATATTAGACGCTCCCGGATATCCGGATTTCGTGGGTGACACCGTAGTTGCCCTACACGCTGTGGAAAATGTGGTTGTTGTCGCCAATGCTGCTGGTGGTTTTGAGGTCGGTTTGGAACTGGCTTTGGAGCAGTTGGAAGGTAAGAACAAGTGCAGAGTAATTCTGGTAAACCGGATGGACAACGAACATGCAGACTATGACAAGACTCTGGAAGCTATTCACGATAATGCCGGGATCAATCCTGTCAGAGTGCATATTCCCATTGGTAAAGAAGGTTCTTTCGAAGGTGTTGTAGATGTTATTCGTCAGAAAGCCATCACTGCTGCTGGTGAGACAGACGTTCCCGCAAACATGAAAGACGCTATGGAAGAAGCCAGGCTTCACCTGATGGAAGCTGTTGCCGAGACGGATGAAGATCTGCTAAACGAATTTCTGGAAAACATGGAGTTGAGTCAGGAGAATCTGATTAAGGGTATCAAGAAAGCCATCGCCATGGGTGAAGTAAGCCCTGCCTTTGTGTGCTCCGCCGGAACTGGTGTGGGCGTGATGGCATTTTTACAGGGTGTTATAGACTATTTGCCTTCGCCTGAAGACTGCAAGACTATCGAACTAGTAGAAGGAGACAAGAGCAAAGAATTCGTTTGCAGCCCCGATGGCGAGCTTCTGGGTTATATTTTCAAACTTTATGCTGATCCCAGTATGGGCGATTTTGCTTATGTGAGAATATTCTCCGGTTCTCTGAAGACGGGAACCGAATTTTATACTCCAGAGAAAGAAGCCAAAGACAAAGCCGGAAACATGTACTTTTTGGTAGGGAAGAATCGTCATGATTGCAGTGAGATTCGCGCCGGTGAGATCGGAGCTTTAGTTAAGCTGAAGAATGCCAAAGTGATGAACAGTATTGTTGCCTTGAATGCGCGTCATGCCATCAAACCGGTAGAATTGCCCTCAGCGACAACATGGCAGACCATTAAAGCAGTCAATCAATCTGATGAGGACAAGATCGGCACCAGCTTGCAAAGAGTGATTGCCGAAGATCCTTCCATCCGGTATGAATTGAATGTGGAGACCCATGAGAACGTGCTGTCCGGTATGGGCGATCAGCAATTGCATTTGGTTTTGAAGAAGCTGAAAAACCGTTATAAAGTAGATGCTGAGCTCAAAGTTCCCCGCATTCCATATAAGGAAACCATCACAGCCGGAGCAGAAAGTCAGTATCGCCACAAAAAACAATCTGGCGGACGCGGTCAATATGGCGAAGTTTACTTCCGCATCAAACCTACCGAGCGCGGAGAGGGATTCCAGTTCATCAATGCCATCGTAGGCGGAGTAATTCCCTCAAACTTTATTCCCGCTATTGAAAAAGGTCTGGTGGAGACCATGGAAAAAGGTATCATCGCCGGTTACAAGGTGGTGGATGTATCAGTGGAAGTTTATTATGGTAGCTATCACGACGTAGATAGCTCCGAAATGGCCTTCAAGATTGCCTCTTCCATGGCATTGAAGGAAGGCTTCAAGAAATGCAAACCAAT of Candidatus Cloacimonadota bacterium contains these proteins:
- the fusA gene encoding elongation factor G, with translation MKEYSMKKLRNLMLVGASGAGKTTLAEQIFFQTKTTNRLGKIDEGNTILDFDPEETAKKMSLGLSIGFVNFKDHKINILDAPGYPDFVGDTVVALHAVENVVVVANAAGGFEVGLELALEQLEGKNKCRVILVNRMDNEHADYDKTLEAIHDNAGINPVRVHIPIGKEGSFEGVVDVIRQKAITAAGETDVPANMKDAMEEARLHLMEAVAETDEDLLNEFLENMELSQENLIKGIKKAIAMGEVSPAFVCSAGTGVGVMAFLQGVIDYLPSPEDCKTIELVEGDKSKEFVCSPDGELLGYIFKLYADPSMGDFAYVRIFSGSLKTGTEFYTPEKEAKDKAGNMYFLVGKNRHDCSEIRAGEIGALVKLKNAKVMNSIVALNARHAIKPVELPSATTWQTIKAVNQSDEDKIGTSLQRVIAEDPSIRYELNVETHENVLSGMGDQQLHLVLKKLKNRYKVDAELKVPRIPYKETITAGAESQYRHKKQSGGRGQYGEVYFRIKPTERGEGFQFINAIVGGVIPSNFIPAIEKGLVETMEKGIIAGYKVVDVSVEVYYGSYHDVDSSEMAFKIASSMALKEGFKKCKPILLEPIHNLVIIVPNEYMGDVMGDISTRRGRIMGMEQHGKKQYLNAQMPLSEMFSYYPALKSFTQGRGRFTQEFSHYERVPEDITQKVVAAWQDNDVQ